From the Musa acuminata AAA Group cultivar baxijiao chromosome BXJ3-1, Cavendish_Baxijiao_AAA, whole genome shotgun sequence genome, the window TGGCTGGTCGAAGACCAATAGAACGAGGACGACCGCGCAAGATTCCACCAGCGGCGGGGTCGCTGTCGTTGGTTCGCAGAATTCACGAATCTAAAAGCACCGCATATGTGATATCCCTGCGGGCTGTAGTGAGACCCCACGTGTTGCTACCATGTAAGCaccgggggggggggaggtgcGTCCCGAGCTAGTTGTGTACAGCAGTGGTAAGTGGCGCAAAATTCTGTACCGCTGCAGTCACCGTGTAGCCCGACGAACTCGTTCTCCATGATGATTCTGCTTGGCTGCAGTGAAGAGGTCGAAAACGAATTCGACGAGATCTTGAAATGGACAACACAAATGAAGAATCAACAAATTTGAGAACTactaaatcacaaaaaaaaaatacttttttttctAAATGAACTAAAACGGCAAGAGATGGGCGTCCAAGAGCATCACATAAACTTGTACATCAAAAACATGTCATCGTACACTTCTAATTCCAAAAAAAGTTACCACAAGGATAGCTTTTACTTAATAAAGGGCTTTTACATTAAAAGCATCTCATCTTGCAATTCTAGTGACAAAAATACCACAAGGATCGCTCAACTTAAAAACTCTGAATAATCTGAATCCCAGTGTAAAGTGCATTTTTCTTTAGTAGCAACAGCAATAGAATGCAGGTAACCGTACGGTATCAATCAACCACCGAAAGCTCCCTCCCTCGCTTCCTCAAGGTAAAAATCTAAATCCATGGTTTGAGCAGTTTTCCAGTCAACATCACCTGATTCCCCAACCTTAAAAGCCTCCTCCCTAAGTTTGCTCCGGCGGCTCATTTCCATACAAAGATCCGTTGCCTTGGCCTGGTGACATTGGTGACATATCACCTGACAGAGGTAAACCAGGTTCAAATCCTACTACAGGCGCAGGCCCTTGATGCCCAGCCACGGGTTCAGGTTCGACAATACATGGACCTCCGGTTGCAGCTGCAGTTGGAGGTTCAGAACCAGATGTTGCAAAGGGGGCAGTAGCAGCTGCAGGAACTGGGGAGGGTCTGCAGTCCCATCCACTACGCCTCTTAACCCTATCATAACTTCTGCTCTGACTCtggctcctgctcctgctccgaCTTCTTGGTGACCAACTCTTACTCCGGCTCCGGCTGCGGCTCCTGCTACTGCTCCTACTCCTACTTGCACTTCTGCTTCTATCGTAACCCCATGTGCGAACCATCTCCGGGCTACGGCTATAACTTCTTTCCCTACCCCTCTCTCCAAACCCCCTACGACCGTCAGACCGGTTTCGCCCATCCGAGTTAACATATCGGTCGTTAGGACCACGGTCGTGCCGGCCACGACCTCCAGGCCCACCAGGTCCACCAAACCCACGACCTCTAGGTCCACGCCCACCATAGAAATCTTGCCTACCACCACGCCCACTGAAGCCACCAGGAGGACCATCCCTCATGCCACGACCACCTACAGCACTCCAcctgccaccgccgccgccaccgcctgaATCCCAACGGTTTATTCCATCACGAGGCCTAGAGAGAAGGGGCCCACCACGACCAGCCATTTCACGGATCTCAGGTGGGACACGCTGGTTTGCACCTTCGAGGACTTTTACAAGATCAGTTGCATACTTCCAGTCCTGATCGGTGAAGAATGTGTATGAAACTCCTGTAGCCCCAGCCCTCCCAGTTCTTCCAATCCTGTGGACATAATCCTCAATCCCTGTAGGAAAATCATAATTGATAACCACCCTGTAACACAATGATGGCAAGATATGAGAGAGGATGTTGGCCACAGATGTCATCCAAAAATATAATGTTACAAATCCCTCATGATTTAGATCATACACGCCAATTCATATATAAGAGATGGATCGAAAGCACAACAAGCAATTCAAGAGAGATCTTAGATGTAACCATGTTATAAGTTATCAAATTAAGAAATTTTGCACTCAACTCCAATAGAAAATTCAGTGCGTAATGGAAAATATTCATGGAATGTGTCAAGCTTCTTGACAATAAATAGAGCTGAACTACTTTCTTTTAAGCAGGCCAGTTAGGTACCTCAATCGTTTGGTCCAGTTGTCCTTTCATATTTCCATTTTCCACACTTCAATAGTAGGATACACCAATAAGAATATCTTGATCACACAAGGAAGCCATTCCAACACTACTGTTCACTAAGTTTCATCATATAGAAGCAGAGTATAACAATGCAATACATTCATTATAGAGAAACAGCGATTAAATTTATTCACTATTATCCTAATGATAGCCAGAACCTAATAGTAGCAGTGAAGGAAACAAGAACAATTCCCACATCTAAACTTCTACTTCTACTATTTGCCTACATATGTAAAAGATATTGATCCATCAAAGGGAACTAGGTTTGACAATTACTTGTCACCGAACCAGACACAAGCAATTGATAAAAGCAACAAAAGCCTGtaacttaaaataattaaaaaatctcACAAATAATTAAAACTTCTCTCTAAACGTTTCCAGTAACTCAAACTAATGCATCTAAGGATCTTCACcttgaaaatttaaaattaaaaaaatggaaACTGTTATCGACTAGACAAGAGCCTTACCTGATGTCCTTGATGTCAAGTCCCCTGGCAGCAACATCAGTAGCAACTAAAACTGGTGCCCTTCCAGTGCGAAACTGGTATAGAACATGATCTCTCTCACCCTGAGACTTGTCACCGTGAATGGAAGCAGCACCAAAAGTTCGTCCTATGCTGCGGGCCAGCTGGTCACACTGCCTTTTTGTGGAGCAGAAAATGATGACCTTGGATCCACGTTCTTGAGTTCTAAGAATCTGCTCTAGGCGTCTTTGTTTATCCATCTGGGTGACCACCTCCACATGCTGAATGTTCAAAACTAAAAGTGAACTTCAATACTAATAAAACAAGAGACGAGGAAAAGGTAACATGAACAAACATGACAAGTAAAAGAAATTCTCATCAGCGCAGATAGGCTAAAAGCAAGATATCCACAAACaattaagaaaaattatatttgtaGGAAAATCAACAAGTAATCCAGTATGACAATTATATTCAAAGCAGAACACATTTGAACACATCTGATACAGTGGAAAAACGTAAGTGAAATATATAAAAGTGGAAAAGTAATCCCGTCTCTTGACAATTACTCATAAGTATATTTCTACAATTCTCTACTGGAATAAGACAATTTAAATAAGCAGCAGATGAAACAAATAAAACATGTAGTTCATACAATTACCTGTGTGATGGACTTGTTCGCAACAAGCTCGTCAACACTGCCAATGTTAACCTGAACAGGATTCCTCAGTAGATCACTGGCTATTTTTCTCACTTCCTTTGGCCAAGTTGCTGTATACATGAGAGTTTGCCTTTGTGGAGGGATCTCATTCACAATCTTCCGAATCTGGGGCTCAAAACCCATATCAAGCATGCGATCTGCTTCATCAAGGACCAGCAAAGAAACTTGACAAAAGCTAATCTTCTTCATCTCAAGAAAATCATTGAGGCGACCAGGTGTTGCGATTACAATATCTGCTCCTCGTTCAATTTCTTTAAGTTGAGGCCCTTTTGGAGCTCCTCCATACAGACACTAAAAAAATATAATGTCAGAAAAAATCAATAACCAAAGGCATCATATATTAAAAATGAAAAGATGCAAGAACTTATTCATTATTTAGTAACATCAAAGAATTTAACAATAGAATAACTGTCATACTGTAATAATAGCTCATGGTTCCTGACCCTCCTACTCTATTTCAGAGAGAAAACTCATACTCAGAAGCTAGATCTATCAAACAAGTTGATTTATGAGAACTTTAGGCCAGGTAACTATACAAGTATAAGGTAACATGAAATAGTTGCATGAACAAAAGGCTACTGCTAGAACATGCAATATGGTTCATGTAGTCTAGCAAACTTCTAAGCAATCATCACAATACTTTCTGCTCATCTTGCAGTTAAGCCTTGCATTTAATAATGGACCTTACCAACAATCAACCACAAAATGTTAACATCATCGAGATACCCTTAGAGTCCATTTGACCCGAAAATGGAGATAATAATGCAACAAATCAGGACTTACAGTGCAAGATATCCTCGAAGAACGGCCAAATTTAAAAGCCTCATCTTGTATTTGTGAAGCAAGCTCACGAGTTGGAGCCAAAACCAACACGGTTGGACCAAATTGAGGATTATTTCGACATCGTCTCAGATGAATAAATGCAGGAATAAGATATCCTAGGGTCTTCCCTGAACCAGTTTTGGCAATGGCAACTATGTCCCTTTTCAGTAGAG encodes:
- the LOC135628759 gene encoding DEAD-box ATP-dependent RNA helicase 46-like, whose amino-acid sequence is MATAEAAAGSLGPHYAPDDPTLPKPWKGLVDGNTGLLYYWNPETNITQYERPASSVPPLPPGPPPSASVPKLAPIPMAGNLPPNGTALQQGTQQIVQQAALPAQQQQQPSQHLFQQQQQQSSQQLPGQQPGPQALLPNAQQIPIQQPHHSTNQQMTQQQTSRQYMQIQSQHAPYQHVSYLQGPLLPSSQVQQQQGFQFSHQQGQEPQGPQMTYQPGQQPQSLQIPNQQHPKESLTLNQQGQQTHGLQIPLSQGLPILSQQTHHGLQVGQQQGRQSQGLQAGSQLVQQPQGQQPRFPWVEDALHQEGKQGSLSSSGIASSSHHLPGLVPQVSIPSVGGRPPQSPNQLGGSVQNVSSSQVGIDTSYGKQQQAGSAVPSPMGHPVVHPPIGGKVAYDEDEHEFYPSSRMERPMMYPHQPKLAAIPLPQRQPDGGIRPQFDLPSLSGGMSMGPQHALPNMYGRSAFPNSGILGPSQVGFGSSDFSDVSAADAYRQHHEVTAMGNDVPPPFMTFEATGFPPEILREMHLAGFSSPTPIQAQTWPVALLKRDIVAIAKTGSGKTLGYLIPAFIHLRRCRNNPQFGPTVLVLAPTRELASQIQDEAFKFGRSSRISCTCLYGGAPKGPQLKEIERGADIVIATPGRLNDFLEMKKISFCQVSLLVLDEADRMLDMGFEPQIRKIVNEIPPQRQTLMYTATWPKEVRKIASDLLRNPVQVNIGSVDELVANKSITQHVEVVTQMDKQRRLEQILRTQERGSKVIIFCSTKRQCDQLARSIGRTFGAASIHGDKSQGERDHVLYQFRTGRAPVLVATDVAARGLDIKDIRVVINYDFPTGIEDYVHRIGRTGRAGATGVSYTFFTDQDWKYATDLVKVLEGANQRVPPEIREMAGRGGPLLSRPRDGINRWDSGGGGGGGRWSAVGGRGMRDGPPGGFSGRGGRQDFYGGRGPRGRGFGGPGGPGGRGRHDRGPNDRYVNSDGRNRSDGRRGFGERGRERSYSRSPEMVRTWGYDRSRSASRSRSSSRSRSRSRSKSWSPRSRSRSRSQSQSRSYDRVKRRSGWDCRPSPVPAAATAPFATSGSEPPTAAATGGPCIVEPEPVAGHQGPAPVVGFEPGLPLSGDMSPMSPGQGNGSLYGNEPPEQT